The Desulfuromonas thiophila genome contains the following window.
ACCGCCCGGTTGCGGGATGAATACGGCGTCGATGCGGTGTACGAAGGGGTTGACTACGCCACAGCCCGCTGGATCGGCTGTGACGACAGAAAGATGGCGGCGGAGTTCGAAAAAAAGAATCGCGCCAGTCTGGCGCGCGATGCCGAGGGCAACCTGGCCTTTCTGGCCTCCAGCGAGTGGCGCTTGCAGCATACGGTGGAACAGTGGCCGCAGGTGCGGTTCCACAAGACCCGTGAGCACTGTTAGACGGAGGTGGGTTCGGAGCCCGGCGCGGCCGGCCGCAGGGGCAGTTCAACGAAGAAGGTGCTGCCTTTTTCCAGAGTGCTTTCCACCCAGATGCGGCCGCGGTGCGCCTTGACGATCTCGTCCACCAGCGCCAGCCCCAGCCCCAGCCCGCCGGGGATGCGCCGGTCACCGTCGTTGACGCGGTAGAAACGGTTGAAGATTTTTTGCTGATCCTGGGCTGGAATGCCGATGCCCTCGTCCTGAACCCAGACGAACAACGATTGGTCGCTGCCGCGGGCGCTGACGGTGATGGTGCCACCGGCGGGTGAATACTTGACGGCGTTGGACAGAATGTTTTTGAACACCTGCTGCAGACGCTTGCCGTCGGCAACAAGGGTTGGCAGCTGCTGTGGCAGGGCGGTGACGATGCGGTGACGGTCGGACACCATGCTGAACAGGGCGACGGTTTCACGCAGCAGTTCAAGCACGTCTGTCGGTGCGAAATGGTAGGCCTGCAGAGAGGACTGCAGCCGCTGCAGGTCGAGAAAATCGTTCATCAGCTCGTTGAGCCGGTTCATCTCCTTCTGAATGATCTGCAGGTAATTGTGCTGTTGTTCCGGGCTGGTTTCGTTTTCGAGCATGAATTCGACAAAGCCGAGAATCGCTGTCAGTGGCGTGCGGATTTCGTGGCTTACGGCAGAGATCATCTCGCTTTTCATTTTTTCCAGCTGGCGTTCCTCGGTGATGTTCTGCACCAGCTGGACCGCGCCGATCAGTTTGTCGTCGTGAATAATCGGCGTGATGTTGACGCGGAAGAACGAGTCGGTCACCTCGTCGTGATAAACCTCTTCCGCGCCCTCGTGATGGTCGAGTACCTGCTGCAGCAGTGGTGACGGATGGCCGCTGACCGGCAGCAGGTTGCGCCGTTCCGGCCGGTGTTTCTGCACCGCGCCATAGCTGTTGCGCAGCCGGCGGGCGGCGCGGTTCTGCTTGCGGATCTGGCCCTGTGGATCGAGCAGGCTGATGGCGTCGTCGATGGATTCGAAGGTGCTGGCCCATTCCTGCTCACTGGTGAGCAACTCGGCTTCGACCTGGCGCCGTTCGCGGACCTCCTGTTCCAACTGGCTGTTGATCTGCTCCAGATCGCTGGCGTGGATCAGCACCTGGCGGGTCAGGGGGCGCAGCAGAACATAGAATAGCACGCCTCCCAGAACCGACAGACCCAGAATGACCAGGGCCACCGGCAACAGGCGCCGCAACAGCTTGCGGTGCAGTTCGGCGTTGTCGAGCAGAATGGCGATGTGCCAGTTGCCGCCGGGCAGGCGGCTGTAGGCCAGGGTCGAAGCCGGCGCGCTTTTGAAGGCCGGAAACGCCTGAATGCCTTGATCCTCCTGCAGCTGTGGCAGGGCCAGCAGCACGTTCTGGTACAGATCGCGCGTGACCGGGTCGTCCTGCAGCTGCCGCGTGCTCAGCAGCAGGGGAGTGTCGGCCTGCTTGCGGAACAGAAAGACCCGGCCGCTGTCGGGGCTTTCCTGCCTCTGCAGCAGGGCACGCAGCTTGTCAGGCGCGAAGAACAGCAGGTCGTAGCCCAGCACCTCCTCGTCCTGCCGCACGGCACTGACGGCTACCAGAAAATGGCGGCCGTCGATGTTGAGGGGCTCGGAAAACAGCACGCCGTAAGGGCCGAAATCGCTTGGCGGGGCCCGGTGGGCCGGATCAATGGGCCAGTGGGCCGGCCCTAGAACGATGCCAATGCGGGCAACCTCCTTGCCGTCACGGGTCAGTCGCAGCAGGCCGCGAGCTTCGTCGAGCGGTGCCAGGGCATCGGCCAGGCGCGGAGTGCTGTGCCGGCGCAGGTCTTCCAGGTTGGTGCTGCCCGCCAGATAGCGCTGCAGTTGAAGGCGGATTTCGCTGCGGGTGCCGAACTGGATCAGCAGATCGGCCAGCCGCCGCAGATAATTGTCCACGGCCAGCTGTTTATTGGCCAGCTGCTGGGTCAGGTTGGCATGCAGTGACTGCTTGAAGATGCCGTAGAAGGCCGCCAACGCCGTGGCCGAGACCACGGCGCCAATGGCGAGGATGCTGACCATGAAAAAAATGGTCAGTCGTTTACGCAGATAGAGGGAACGGCGTGTCAGCATGGAGGCGGTTTTCCAGATGCGGGGCTCAAGGGGCGATAGTCTCTAAGATAGCAGTACTGCCGGGCTTTGCAATGCAGTCCGCTGCTTTCACTCCATCGCTGCCGGCGAAGGTTGATGATTTTGCAACAGATAACAGGTTGGTGACAACCGACCGAGAAAACCTACAGGAGAATGACCATGATGGATCGGGTTGAGATACGTTGTGACATGCCGTCAGCAGGCTGGCAGCTGCTGCCCCTGACCGCTGAGGACTGGTCGAGAGTCGCGACCGGGCCGGCTTTGGCGCCGCTGGCGGCGGCCGGACTGTTCCGGGCTGAGGCCGGAGAGGGTTTTGTGTTGCCGGCCCCGGAGGGTGCGGGCGGCCAGCTGCTGCTGGGGCTGGCTGGCACCTGCGCCGCTGACTGGCGCCGGCTGGGGGCTGAAGCCGCGGCATTGGAGCGCAGTCGCCGGCTGGGGGAGTGCTGGTGGGATGGCACGGCGGTTACCGATGAGGCCTTGATTGCGGCGCTGCTCGACGGTTTTCTGCTGGAGGGCTACCGGTTTGAGCGCTATCGCCAGCCGGCGGCGGCCGCCGGAGCCGTGCCGCGCCTGACCCTGGTGGTGCCGCCGGCGCGGCAGGCTGACTGCGCGGCGCTGCTGCGCCAGCGGCTGTTGGTGGCGCAGGGCGTGACGCTGGCGCGTGATCTGGTCAACGAACCGGGCAACGTCAAGACACCGCAGTATCTGGCCGAGCAGGCCTGGCAACTGGCCCGTCAGACCGCCGGTGTGCGGGCGATGGTTTACGGCCCGCAGGAGTTGCGTCGCCAGGGCTGCGGCGCCCTGCTGGCGGTTGCCCAGGGCAGCGCGCAGCCGCCGTGCCTGATCGTGCTAGAGTATCGCGGCGGCAATGCCGAGACGGCACCATTGGCGCTGGTGGGCAAGGCCGTCACCTTCGACAGCGGCGGCATTTCGCTCAAGCCCAGCGAAAACATGGAGCAGATGAAGATGGACATGGCCGGCGGCGCCGTGGCGCTGGCGACCCTGATCACGGCAGCGCGGTTGCAGCTGCCGGTCAACCTGGTGGCGGTGATTCCAGCGGTCGAGAACATGCCGTCGGGCAGCGCCCAGCGACCGGGTGACATTGTCCGGTCGCTGTCCGGTCAGACCATCGAGGTGGTCAATACCGACGCCGAGGGCCGGCTGATCCTGGCCGATGCCCTGACCTTCGCCAGTCGCCTGCAGCCACGGGCGATCATCGACATCGCCACCCTGACCGGCGCCTGCATCATCGCTTTGGGGCATCAGGCCGCCGCTCTGCTCGGCCGAGACGAGACCCTGCTCGCGGCCCTGCGCCAGGCCGGCGAGCGCAGTGGCGAACGGCTGTGGCCATTGCCGCTGCTGGCGGAATACAACGAGCAGATCAAAAGCACGGTGGCCGACCTGAAAAATAGCGGCGGCCGACCGGCTGGCACCATCACGGCGGCGGCCTTTCTCGGCCATTTTGCCGCAACGCCGGCCTGGGCCCATCTGGACATCGCCGGGACGGCCTGGGAGGAAAAGGGCCGGCCGGGGCAGCCTGTCGGCGCGACGGGTTTTGGCGTGCGCCTGCTGCTCGACTATCTGCAGCAGGGCTGCTGAAGCCTGTCCGGTTTGCGGCAGGACCTTATTTGCGCTTGAACACGTCGGTGCGCGGGTTCGACACCCGGTCGAGGAACAGTAGACCGTCGAGGTGGTCGAGTTCATGCTGGATGGCCACGGCCTCGAAACCTTTACAGCGAATGACCTGATCGCGGCCTTCACCATCAAGGAACTGGACGACAATCTCCTTGGCTCGTTCGACGTTGCCGGTGTAGTCAGGCACGCTCATGCAGCCTTCGCGCATGGTCTTGCTGCCACTGCGTTCGAGGATTTCCGGATTGATCAGCACCAGCTGGCCATGGTTGTGCTTCTGGCCCAGCTTGCTGTGTGACACATCGACCACCGCCACGCGCAGGTCGGCGCCGATCTGCGGTGCGGCGATGCCGACCGAGTGGCCGGCGGCGTACATGGTGTCGAGCAGGTCGGTGACCAATGCACGGGTGGTGGCGCTGGCGGGATCAGCCACATGGCAGCGCTGCTTGAGCCGTTCATCGGGGTAAACCAGAACTTCGCGGACGGCCATGCCTACAGCTCCACCGGGGTGATGTTGCGCACCGAGATGTCGACCTGCAGCTCGCGCCGCAGCGGTTCAAGCCGTTCGCGCAGGGTTTCGATGGTCAGGTTTTCCGGCAACACCGATTCGCACATCATCACATAAACCGGCCGTTGGGCGCTGCCGACCAGTTTGGTGTTGAGGTCGACAATGTTCACGGCCAGATCACTGAGCAGCTGGGCCACACGGTAGACGATGCCGGCCTTGTCGCTGCCGTAGACCGAGATCATGCACAGCTCGCCCGGTAGCTCCGGTCGGGTTTCGCCACCGGGGCGGAGGGTGCGGACGAAGACCGACAGGCCCTGCTGTTCCAGGGCGCTGAAGGCCTGCAGCAGCACTTCGCGCTCGCGCAGCTGTGGGTGGGAGACGATCAGGATCATGGCGAACTGGCCACCGAGGATGGTGCTGCTGGAATCGGCGACGTTGCAGCCCAGCTCGTAGAGGACGCGGGCGGTGTCGGCGACAATGCCGGGCCGGTCGCGGCCAATGATGGTGACGGCGAAAAACGTGGTGTCGATCATGACGGGCTCTCCTTGGCAACGGGCGCGCGACAGGCGCGGTAAAAGACAGAACTATAGCATGTCTGCCGGCTGCGGGCGTATTTTTCCCGTGCGAGGCGGCAGGCTGGAAAGGAAGCATGGAACCCTGGCAACAGCTCAATCGTCGCGCCTGTCGTGATCTGGCGACCCTGGCGCAGTATCTGCCGTTGGATACGGCGCCGCTGGCGGCGGTGGTGGAGCGCTATCCGCTGCGCCTGAGCGCGCCGCTGCTGGCACGGCTTGCCACTGCCGGCAACCCCCTGACGGCACAGTTCGTGCCGCAGCTGGCCGAGCTCGACGCCGCCGGTCAACCCGATGATCCTCTGGCGGAGGAGTCGCTGGCGGCGGTGCCGCAGCTGGTGCACCGCTATGCCAACCGGGCCTTGTTGCTGGTGGCCGACAGCTGTTTCGCCTACTGTCGCTTCTGCACCCGCAAACGGCGGGTCGGACGCACGCGCGGTATCTCCTTTGGTGAAATCGAGCGCGCTCTTGATCATATCGCCGCCACGCCGGCCATTCGTGAAGTGATTCTCTCCGGAGGTGATCCGCTGGTGATGAGCGATGCGCTGCTGGGCCAGATTCTGCAGCGCCTGGCGGCCATGCCGCAGGTGCGGCTGGTGCGTATCGGCAGCCGCGCGCCGCTGACGCTGCCTGAGCGCATCACCCCGCGGCTGTGCAATTTGCTGGCGCGCCACAACGAACGCCAGCCGCTCTATCTGTTGACCCATTTCAATCATCCGGCGGAACTGACCGCCGGGCCCCGTCAGGCCTGCGCCGATTTGCGTGCTGCCGGGTTGTCGCTGCTCAACCAGACCGTTCTGCTGCGTGGCATCAACGACGAGGTTGCCACCCTGGCCGAGCTTTGTTACCAGCTAACCTGCTGGCATGTGCGGCCCTATTACCTGCACCAGATGGATCTGACGGCCGGCACGGCGCACTTCCGCACCTCTCTGGCGCGGGGTATCGCCCTGATCGAGGCGTTGCGGCGCGAACTGCCGGGGCTGGCCCTGCCGCGCTTTGTGGTCGATCTGCCCGGCGGTCTGGGCAAGATGCCGCTGGAACCCGATGCCCTGGTGTCCCCTGGCCCGGCGGCGCTGCTGCGCAGTCCGACGGGGGCGTTGGTGCCTTATCCGGACCTGGTGGACTAACAGGATGTTAAAAAAGTCCCATCCGGGGCTTTTTCAACGACGCAAGCCGAAAATGCGATTTCCGTCTTGCTCACAAAATCAATCATTGCGGAGCAATGATTGATTTTGGTCGCCCGCCCGTGGGCTCTACAGGCTGTTTTTTGGTTGCGGTGCCGGTTTGCCGGGGTAGACTGTCGCTTGTCTGTGTAAAATGTTATGGCGTCTTTTTAAGAAGGAGATTTTATGCGGCTCAGAGCTAAACTGACCCTGGCTATCGGCCTGATTCTGGTGCTGACGGCCCTGTCCATTGTGGCGGTGGCGCTGTACCAGAACCGCCAGGTGAAAACGACCATCGATGGCCAGGTCAACCAGCTCATCACCGATCAGGCCGGCCAGGCGGCCCAGGCGGTCTATCGCATGTGCGAAGCCATGCGCGAATCCGTCGAGCAGACGGTGGTCAACCATCTGCGGGTGGCCGAGCGGCTGGTGGGGGATGCCGGCGGAGTCCATCTGGTGGCCACGCCGGTGCGCTGGAAGGCTGTCAACCAGTTCAGCCAGCAGGCGCAGGAGATCGAGTTGCCGCAGCTGTGGCTGGGCGACCAGTGGCTGGGGCAGAACAGCTCCTTCGAGCAGCCGACGCCACTGGTTGATGAGGTGGCGGCGCTGGTGGATGGCACCTGCACCCTGTTCCAGCGCATGAACGCCGCCGGCGACATGCTGCGGGTGGCCACCAATGTCAAAAAACTCGATGGCCAGCGTGCCATTGGCACCTTCATCCCCCACACCAACCCGGACGGCAGCCGCAACAAGGTGATTGAAACCGTTTTGCGTGGTGAAACCTTCAAGGGCCGTGCCTTTGTCGTCAACGCCTGGTACGTCACGGCCTATCAGCCCCTGTGGGACGCCGATCACAAGGAAGTGATCGGCATCCTCTACTACGGCGAAAAACAGGAGAACGTCACCAGTCTGCGCCGCGGCATCCTCAAGACCCGTATCGGTAACAGCGGTTATGTCTATGTGCTGGGCGGCCAGGGCGACCAGCGCGGTCACTACATTGTTTCGCCCGGCGGTGCCAATGATGGCAAGGATCTGTGGCCGGCCAAGGACAGCGACGGCCGCCTGTTCATTCAGGCCATTGTCGAGAAGGCCCTGGCGCTGCCCGCGGTTGGCGCGGACGGCCAGGTCCCGCTGGCCTTCGAGCGCTATCCGTGGCAGAACGCCGGTGAAAGCGCGCCGCGCATGAAGGGTGCCGCCATTAGTTATTTCGCGCCCTGGGACTGGGTCATCGTTGGCAGCTATTACGAAGACGATTTTGTCAACTTCTTCACCCAGGTGGAGGGCGCCCTGGCCGGGCTGATCCGCTGGATCGGCATCATTGCCCTGCTGGCCACCCTGGTTGCTCTGCTACTGGGCTATCTGCTGGCCAGCCGCTTCTGCACCCCCATCCAGCAGAGCATCGCCATGCTGGCAGCGCTGGAAGCCGGCAATCTCGACGAACGTCTGTGCCTTGAGCGCCGCGATGAACTGGGAGAGCTGGCCCGTGCCCTCAACTGTTTCGCCGACAACCTGCGCGACGAGGTGCTGCAGGCCTTTGAAAAGCTGGCGGCCGGCGATCTGACCTTCGACGCCAGCGGGTTGATCCGCCAGCCTCTGGCCCAGGCCAACAGTGCCCTCGACGCGGTCATCCAGCGCATTTGGGCTGCCAGCGAGCAGATTGCCGCCAGCAGCGAGCAGATTGCCGATTCGAGCCAGTCACTGTCGCAGGGCGCCACCGAGTCGGCCAGTTCTGTCGAGCAGATCAGCGCCTCCATGACCCAGCTGGCGGCGCAGACGCGCCACAACGCTGACCATGCCGAGCAGGCCAACCATCTCAGCCAGCAGGCCCGTCAGGCCGCCGGCAGTGGCAACCAGCAGATGCAACGCATGATGGCGGCCATGACTGACATCAGTCAGACCAGCCAGAACATCTCGCGTATCATCAAGGTCATCGATGAGATTGCCTTCCAGACCAACCTGCTGGCGCTCAACGCAGCCGTCGAGGCCGCCCGCGCCGGTCAGCACGGCAAAGGCTTTGCCGTGGTGGCCGAGGAGGTGCGCAATCTGGCGGCGCGCAGTGCCAAGGCGGCACAGGAAACGGCCGAACTGATCGAGGGCGCCGTGCGCCAGACTGTCGCCGGCAGCACCATCGCCGGCGAAACCCAGACCGCGCTGGAGACCATTGGCCAGGGCATCGGCCAGGTTGCCGATCTGGTGGCGGAAATCGCCAGCGCCAGCCGTGAACAGGCGCAGGGCATCTCCCAGATCACCGAAGGCATCAATCAGATTGACCGGGTGACGCAGCAAAACACCGCCCAGGCCGAGGAAAGCGCCGCCGCCAGCGAGGAGCTCAACAGCCAGGCCCAGCAACTGCGCGGGCTGGTGCAGGGCTTCCGCCTGCGGCGGTCGGAGCGGAACCTGTTGCCGTAGCGGCGCTGCGGCAGCTCAACATGAAAAAGCCCGGCGGGGGAGGCGTCCCGCCGGGCTTTTTCGTTGAAGCAACACAACAAAGGGAAGGAAGAAAGGAGTCTTCCGGCGACTGCCACGGCGCCGGTCGATGGTGAGAGTCTAGCCAAAGCCACCCTTCCACAACAGCGTCAGGCGCGCAAAAATTCGCAGAGGTTTGAGCGGCCCACACCTGTGCATTGGCGCAGGTCAGCACTGTTGCGGTTCGTGCGTACTGCCGATAGCTATAAATTTCAACAATTGCACAGTTGATGTGATGATGCTAACGTTAGTTGGTCGTGCGCCGATGGGTTGTTTAATCTGGATGACAACGATATCAGTTCTAGGTCGCAGTATGTAGAATCCATTTTTGTCGATAAATATTTTTCAATAGGGGATACTTTTGATTGAAATGGTTGATTTTATAGAAGCTTATTGGGCTGGACCCTATGCGTGGCCAGGATTCGAGACAGATGTCGGGTTGTCTGCGATTCCGAAACATCCTGGGATCTACCTGTTGACTGCCGAATATAGGGATGGCTACATCATCTATGCTGCTGGAATCACCCGACGCCCCTTCCCAACTCGGTTCCGTGAGCATACCCGGAAATATTTGGCAGGAGATTACACGATTTTAGAGATGTCTGCTATGAGTAGCGGTATACGGAAAGAGATATGGCATGGATGGGGCTGGACGCCAGAAAAGCGCAGGGATTACGAGGAGCGTCGCAGTGATCTGGTGGTTTCCGCTCGTCGTCAACTTGCTGCTTTTCGAGTTTTTGTGGCCGATGTTGGAACGGTTCCGCGATTACTGGAGAGGCTTGAGGCGGCAATCATGAATACATTATATAAGGAGATGCCGCCTTATTGTGAAATTCCGGACAGGGGGATGATGCTTGCGCCTCGATGGGAGACAGAGAAGGTCATAACTGTTCGGTTTCAAAGCCATGTCAAATTTTTTGGGCTACCAGTTGAGATTGAGATATGACGTTGCATGAGGCGCTATCCTAAAGGATACCGCTATGCCCTGCGTAGCTGATGGGTGCGGTTGTTTGGAGCTATAAAATCGGCAAGTGAATAACCATATTCTAATTCTTTAGATAATAAGCCTTCGGCGACAAAACAGATAAACATCGTTGCTGAAAAAGCGGCATGTGCGGCTAAGTAGCCGAAATAAGTCTGGTTACAGCTCTTCCGGCGTGAAGGCGACGACCTCGGCGATGTCGCTGGCGTCGGTCAGCAGCATTACCAGCCGGTCGAGGCCGAGGGCGATGCCGGCGGCGGTGGGCAGGGCGGCGAGATCGGCAAGAAAGGGTTCCGGCAGGGGGCAGGCGGGTTTACCTGCGGCGCGGCGCTGCTGTTCCTCGGCTTCGAAGCGCTGGCGCTGCTCGACCGGGTCGGTCAGTTCGCTGAAGCCGTTGGCCAGTTCCATGCCGGCGAGGTAGAGCTCGAAGCGCTCGGCCAGGGCGGGTTTGTCGGGTCGCCGCCGCGCCAGCGCCGCCATGCTGGCGGGGTAGTCGTACAGCAGGCAGGGCCGGTCGAGGCCTAATTGCGGCTCCACCTGGTCGCTGTAGCATTCGTCAAAGCGGTCGTGTGCCAGGGCCTGCTGCAAAGAGCGGTCGGCATGGCGCTCAAAGGCGGTGGCCAGGCTCAGGCGCTCAAAGGGCTGATCCAGCCGGATGCTGTGCCCCTGCCAGTGCAGTATTCCGCCGGGTACCAGTTGGCGCAACAGGGCTTCGCAGTCGGTCATCAGCTGGTGGTAGTCGGCATCGCGCCGGTACCATTCGAGCAGGCTGAATTCGGGCAGATGGCGGCGGCCGCGTTCGCCGCTGCGCCAGCATTGGCAGAGCTGAAACAGGCGCGGATAACCGGCCGCCAGCAGGCGCTTCATGCACAGTTCGGGTGAGGTCTGCAGGTAGTGGCCGGCACTGGCGACGGCATCGATGTGCAGTTCCGGCGCGTTGACCGGAATGCGTTGCGGTGTTTGCACCTCAAGAAAGTCGCCGGTGATGAAAAACGCCCGGATCTGCTGGAGAATCCGGGCGCGTTGGTGCAGCCGGCCCTGACGCCTGGCCAGGCGGGTGAGGGAGGCGGTCACGCTCACTCCTTGACGCGGGTGACGTACTCCCCGGTGCGGGTGTCGATCTGGATCAGAACCCCTTGCTCGACAAAGGACGGCACCTGCAGGGTGTAGCCGGTTTCGACGGTGGCCGGTTTGTTGTTGCCGGCGGCCGTGTCGCCCTTGACCCAGGGGTCGGACTGGGTGACGCGCAGGTTGACGAAATTGGGCAGGGTGATGCCGATGGCCAGATCGCCGAACATGAGGATCTTTACCTCCATGTTGTCGACTAGAAAGTATTTGTCGTCGCCGAGGGTGTCGGCGCCGAGCGATACCTGCTCGAAACTCTTGTTGTCCATGAAGACATAGCCGGTTTCGTCCTGGTAGAGGTACTGCATGTCACGCTCTTCCAGCGGGGCCGGTTCGAAGCTCTCACCGCTGCGGTAGGTGCGGTCGAACAGCGAGCCGGTGATCATGTTGCGCATCTTGCATTTGTAAAGTGCCTGGCCCTTGCCCGGTTTGGTGAAGTCGAACTGGACGATGACGTGGGGTTCGCCATCGATCATGAGCTTGAGGCCTTTTTTCAGGTCGGAACAGCTGTACATAGACGGAAACTCCTCAAAGGTCGCGTGAAAAGAAAAGGCGAACGATTAAAGCACGAAGACGCGCCTCTGTCATGAAAAAAACACCGCTGCCGCCAGCTCTTGCGGCGTCACTCACGGTCATTTGATAAAAAAAGAGCCGCCCGGGCAGGCGGCTCTTTTCGCGGCGTTATGTGGTTTGGTTGGGTATGGGTATGGTTATTTGATAACGCCTAAGGGTGCGACTTCGCGGCCGAAGACCTCGTTCATGACCTGAGCCAGGCCGGTGTAGATAGCGGACAGGCCGCAGAAAATGCCTTCGTAGCCAGCAATCATCTTGAGGGTGGCGTTGCCGGTGAAATCACCAGCGGCCAGCAGGAAGAACAGCAGTACCAGCGAACCGAACACCACCTGCAGGGCGCGGCTGAGACGGAAGGTGCCGATGAACAGCACGGCCGAAAACAGGCCCCAGATGGTGAGATAGAAGCCCATGGCAAAGGGCGAGGATGCGGAAACGACGCCGGTTTTGGGCAGCAGGATCAGGGCGACCAGGGTGAGCCAGAACAGGCCGTAGGAGGTGAAGGCCGTGGCGCCGAAGGTGTTGTTCTTCTTCCACTCCATGATGCCGACGATGATCTGGCCGAGGCCGCCGTAGAAGACCCCCATGCCCAGGATCATGGCATCAAGGGGAAAGAAGCCGGCATTGTGCAGGTTGAGCAGCACGGTGGTCATGCCGAAGCCGAGCAGGCCCAGCGGCGCGGGGTTGGCGGTGGTGTCCTTGAGGGTCAGGTTCTGCAGTTCGTTAGCCATGGTTGCTTCTCCTTTGCTTCCTTTGGGTTGAGGTTCGGGCGTATGGTCAATCGGTTCGGCGGTGCTGGGTTGCCTCCGGCTGCCGTT
Protein-coding sequences here:
- a CDS encoding ATP-binding protein; translated protein: MLTRRSLYLRKRLTIFFMVSILAIGAVVSATALAAFYGIFKQSLHANLTQQLANKQLAVDNYLRRLADLLIQFGTRSEIRLQLQRYLAGSTNLEDLRRHSTPRLADALAPLDEARGLLRLTRDGKEVARIGIVLGPAHWPIDPAHRAPPSDFGPYGVLFSEPLNIDGRHFLVAVSAVRQDEEVLGYDLLFFAPDKLRALLQRQESPDSGRVFLFRKQADTPLLLSTRQLQDDPVTRDLYQNVLLALPQLQEDQGIQAFPAFKSAPASTLAYSRLPGGNWHIAILLDNAELHRKLLRRLLPVALVILGLSVLGGVLFYVLLRPLTRQVLIHASDLEQINSQLEQEVRERRQVEAELLTSEQEWASTFESIDDAISLLDPQGQIRKQNRAARRLRNSYGAVQKHRPERRNLLPVSGHPSPLLQQVLDHHEGAEEVYHDEVTDSFFRVNITPIIHDDKLIGAVQLVQNITEERQLEKMKSEMISAVSHEIRTPLTAILGFVEFMLENETSPEQQHNYLQIIQKEMNRLNELMNDFLDLQRLQSSLQAYHFAPTDVLELLRETVALFSMVSDRHRIVTALPQQLPTLVADGKRLQQVFKNILSNAVKYSPAGGTITVSARGSDQSLFVWVQDEGIGIPAQDQQKIFNRFYRVNDGDRRIPGGLGLGLALVDEIVKAHRGRIWVESTLEKGSTFFVELPLRPAAPGSEPTSV
- a CDS encoding leucyl aminopeptidase, with translation MMDRVEIRCDMPSAGWQLLPLTAEDWSRVATGPALAPLAAAGLFRAEAGEGFVLPAPEGAGGQLLLGLAGTCAADWRRLGAEAAALERSRRLGECWWDGTAVTDEALIAALLDGFLLEGYRFERYRQPAAAAGAVPRLTLVVPPARQADCAALLRQRLLVAQGVTLARDLVNEPGNVKTPQYLAEQAWQLARQTAGVRAMVYGPQELRRQGCGALLAVAQGSAQPPCLIVLEYRGGNAETAPLALVGKAVTFDSGGISLKPSENMEQMKMDMAGGAVALATLITAARLQLPVNLVAVIPAVENMPSGSAQRPGDIVRSLSGQTIEVVNTDAEGRLILADALTFASRLQPRAIIDIATLTGACIIALGHQAAALLGRDETLLAALRQAGERSGERLWPLPLLAEYNEQIKSTVADLKNSGGRPAGTITAAAFLGHFAATPAWAHLDIAGTAWEEKGRPGQPVGATGFGVRLLLDYLQQGC
- the def gene encoding peptide deformylase; translation: MAVREVLVYPDERLKQRCHVADPASATTRALVTDLLDTMYAAGHSVGIAAPQIGADLRVAVVDVSHSKLGQKHNHGQLVLINPEILERSGSKTMREGCMSVPDYTGNVERAKEIVVQFLDGEGRDQVIRCKGFEAVAIQHELDHLDGLLFLDRVSNPRTDVFKRK
- a CDS encoding glycine cleavage system protein R — translated: MIDTTFFAVTIIGRDRPGIVADTARVLYELGCNVADSSSTILGGQFAMILIVSHPQLREREVLLQAFSALEQQGLSVFVRTLRPGGETRPELPGELCMISVYGSDKAGIVYRVAQLLSDLAVNIVDLNTKLVGSAQRPVYVMMCESVLPENLTIETLRERLEPLRRELQVDISVRNITPVEL
- a CDS encoding KamA family radical SAM protein codes for the protein MEPWQQLNRRACRDLATLAQYLPLDTAPLAAVVERYPLRLSAPLLARLATAGNPLTAQFVPQLAELDAAGQPDDPLAEESLAAVPQLVHRYANRALLLVADSCFAYCRFCTRKRRVGRTRGISFGEIERALDHIAATPAIREVILSGGDPLVMSDALLGQILQRLAAMPQVRLVRIGSRAPLTLPERITPRLCNLLARHNERQPLYLLTHFNHPAELTAGPRQACADLRAAGLSLLNQTVLLRGINDEVATLAELCYQLTCWHVRPYYLHQMDLTAGTAHFRTSLARGIALIEALRRELPGLALPRFVVDLPGGLGKMPLEPDALVSPGPAALLRSPTGALVPYPDLVD
- a CDS encoding methyl-accepting chemotaxis protein codes for the protein MRLRAKLTLAIGLILVLTALSIVAVALYQNRQVKTTIDGQVNQLITDQAGQAAQAVYRMCEAMRESVEQTVVNHLRVAERLVGDAGGVHLVATPVRWKAVNQFSQQAQEIELPQLWLGDQWLGQNSSFEQPTPLVDEVAALVDGTCTLFQRMNAAGDMLRVATNVKKLDGQRAIGTFIPHTNPDGSRNKVIETVLRGETFKGRAFVVNAWYVTAYQPLWDADHKEVIGILYYGEKQENVTSLRRGILKTRIGNSGYVYVLGGQGDQRGHYIVSPGGANDGKDLWPAKDSDGRLFIQAIVEKALALPAVGADGQVPLAFERYPWQNAGESAPRMKGAAISYFAPWDWVIVGSYYEDDFVNFFTQVEGALAGLIRWIGIIALLATLVALLLGYLLASRFCTPIQQSIAMLAALEAGNLDERLCLERRDELGELARALNCFADNLRDEVLQAFEKLAAGDLTFDASGLIRQPLAQANSALDAVIQRIWAASEQIAASSEQIADSSQSLSQGATESASSVEQISASMTQLAAQTRHNADHAEQANHLSQQARQAAGSGNQQMQRMMAAMTDISQTSQNISRIIKVIDEIAFQTNLLALNAAVEAARAGQHGKGFAVVAEEVRNLAARSAKAAQETAELIEGAVRQTVAGSTIAGETQTALETIGQGIGQVADLVAEIASASREQAQGISQITEGINQIDRVTQQNTAQAEESAAASEELNSQAQQLRGLVQGFRLRRSERNLLP
- the epmA gene encoding EF-P lysine aminoacylase EpmA, encoding MTASLTRLARRQGRLHQRARILQQIRAFFITGDFLEVQTPQRIPVNAPELHIDAVASAGHYLQTSPELCMKRLLAAGYPRLFQLCQCWRSGERGRRHLPEFSLLEWYRRDADYHQLMTDCEALLRQLVPGGILHWQGHSIRLDQPFERLSLATAFERHADRSLQQALAHDRFDECYSDQVEPQLGLDRPCLLYDYPASMAALARRRPDKPALAERFELYLAGMELANGFSELTDPVEQRQRFEAEEQQRRAAGKPACPLPEPFLADLAALPTAAGIALGLDRLVMLLTDASDIAEVVAFTPEEL
- the efp gene encoding elongation factor P, encoding MYSCSDLKKGLKLMIDGEPHVIVQFDFTKPGKGQALYKCKMRNMITGSLFDRTYRSGESFEPAPLEERDMQYLYQDETGYVFMDNKSFEQVSLGADTLGDDKYFLVDNMEVKILMFGDLAIGITLPNFVNLRVTQSDPWVKGDTAAGNNKPATVETGYTLQVPSFVEQGVLIQIDTRTGEYVTRVKE
- a CDS encoding acetate uptake transporter encodes the protein MANELQNLTLKDTTANPAPLGLLGFGMTTVLLNLHNAGFFPLDAMILGMGVFYGGLGQIIVGIMEWKKNNTFGATAFTSYGLFWLTLVALILLPKTGVVSASSPFAMGFYLTIWGLFSAVLFIGTFRLSRALQVVFGSLVLLFFLLAAGDFTGNATLKMIAGYEGIFCGLSAIYTGLAQVMNEVFGREVAPLGVIK